ggatgtaggcgcacgtgtagccatgcgggatctccttgggtggctcgctgaggaactggccttttccaggatcaccgccgatcttgtggatgacgtagatcggcgcgctctgtggttttggagccgcaaatgagaatggcaattgcggcctagaatgcagtgcagcttcctctgtgtgactccccaaggTTGggcccgatggagagtactggttcttgattatctcctggatgacgcgatgcgccatgcgctcgagttcgttcatcaggctctgagagtgccgatgaagcgcatgggccaccatgtagttcatctcctaacgcagggctctggtgcgctcttctgatggcacagacagatctacattgtcgagagtgccttctggtgagaaccccttccacctgatgccatggttgcgggtcctctcaaaagagccgatgagatcggcttccaacagagctttgatctcatcatacttcctcttgtgttcaggagagagctcttcatacgtgatgggcttgggagcgggttcttgatcttgagctctagtcattgttgcagtggacgttgttgccgagagtggtcccaccgggtgtgccagaatgtgttgtcggtcgaaacccaccggcgagcagcgacgggcaacacgaagagccgggaggtcgccggggcgctggcaggcactgctccctcgtcgacggcccgcaattccagcaacgcgccgcggcttgtgaagacgcaggacatgccacctgacctatacccgatcaggaaggtgcagacgtgcttgcgatgattgacctgcacacacaaacacgtggaaacgtaagtccgagccgtggtcggctccccgggacaactcttgcatcggctttaaagagccgatcgagtcccggtgtcagatgggatctgttacATCCAaatattgatgattaaagcaaataactgtaaaactgcttcaattaaatctagttgatctaatccacaacggtaaaggcttcactgctagatcggaacatcctacacgtgactaggcctaataaacgtagcagataactaaaccataaccaaaacagaggcctaagaactagcaaaagccgattcccggatcaattccctgttaagactaaagcaaagcatctaagacgccaccggatcgtccaatccgtttgcaaggcctaacctagcagatattacgccaactcttaagaacaagagcaaaccataacagatcagatctactaaacataaaggaagcagggtgttatctctgtgcaactaattctatgcaacaagaactagcatgagattgaaacgtgactgcacagagacaacttgatattcgtagatgataagcaacgaaacACAACGGATCTACtagaagccatgctacgaatatcaagataactagtattacttgccatcaaaaacgcttcagtacgagtaataccaaggtaaaagcaagaacaacgctgccctgatcgcgagaagcgatcagggcagcatggcgcttacttggatgaaaccctaggattaggggtggcgatgcgccgagagttgttgtttgcgagacgtgatgatgctctccctttacgaataacaaagggtacatatttatagtccggagacttgggaaacaatctaaactaatcttgtcccgattggactctatctctaaccttaaactaaatctaaggatacatggcccatgtggcccagatgctcacgcaggagccgatttacaagtcttcttcaatcttcttctttaagcccatcttgctttcggcccataaattaattctgttaatttatggcaatAACACATGGTCAGGCaactccatcccccttcaggctaagggacatcgcaggagcaggacccctcgggcccaatgctcttctgctgatcccactgaagctgagggatggtgcgcacgccctctccggtcttctcccgccgctcgcaagcattcttctagcaccaaagcctAAATAAGCctggccaccccatctgggggccggtcacgaaaagcaaaagaaaacattacaagacttaggcaatgctggaagaaagagcagggaagttggagaagaaagggaaccccacgacccctatttatagctgcgtcaggcgccaagcttcaagcttgtcgaAGGACGAAGGCTTGGACCACCCATGATGGcgcggcactccacgagcaaaggacgccctcggttaccgtgccgagacacgaccgaacgaaataaagcgaagCGGAACCCCTGGACGCTGAGCGGCACAGCATCggctcaggccgaccgccctcgaacggcgcgacgcaaggcaaccagggaaaGCGGGGCCAAAGCCCTGAGCGCGGGACAGCAcgacgaaagcgccagctgccaagcaacaggcgccatcgtcgccctggcccTTCTCAGCGCACGGACACGCCTTGTCCCCAGAACAAACAAAGCAAAaaaggcgcgcgcctcgaagtactctctccgcAGGCACACTGCCCcaaccgacgagttgtcacatccgctggGCTGGCGCCCAGACGCGCCTGGCGGGTGCACAGCACAGACCGATCACGTCAAAGGGGGAAATTGCCGagttaccctttggccgaatcccttgactcgaccaaagcctcgggggctactgtcgggtaccacgattagggataccctaatcggggtactaagatcactctaAAAGGCGCAAACACGTGtttaggcaactgggcccacaaaggtccacggcctccttccgatCTGGAAGAAagcaaaggactcaaagaagcccagcgtgcgacCCATTCGCACTCCTTTCGGGCCTGCAGAACGATCTCCGCCTTTCTCTagggctcccatcgggaccctcgattgcaccccgcacctccgcctcgctcgagggtagcgaatctaccctcgagcgggcaaatcgtctccgcctcgctggagggtagcgaatctaccctcgagcgggcaaatcgtctccgcctcactcgagggcaGCGAACTACCCTCAAGCGGGCAactcgtctccgcctcgctcgaggccaccggtcggcataagggacaaacggccccgccgctcaaCCGCCCGTCGTACGAAGGCACTGAACGCCAATAACTCCTCCACAAtgctcaggacagacggcgtcaggccgccattccccacagtggctgtgaccggagtcccatccgccaactccggtcactgctccgccatcccgggcgctgtggcgcactgtgggacctgcgacgcgggacggagcacgctcggcactgctcccgttactattctgccaactccggccgtccagactccacctcatcacacgtatggccccggacccacctCCTTCTTGGGAAGGGGTCCAgcgacgccacgtgcccctccatGAGAGGCGCACAGCGCAcgcagccggagtcccggacctcccccctcgaggggtccgggatctcCGCGCAACCCTAAGGCGCAACCCTGCGCGCACCAGCACTTTATccaagggggtccgggaccgccacgtgccctgCCACCGCTGGAACACACAGGACCccgacctgcagggcccacggaacgccacgTCCGGAGGACTGAGCgtcctacagcgacgaccacgccgcctgctagAACTGGCAggatgccggcgcgatctccgcaggaccaaggacgactgccacgcccgacgccatgcctcccagtgtacttcctacagtgttcgaccactgcacccccgcaattcgggggacgacgacgacttccacgttcCCCTGCTCAtatacaccgcccctccttgcgactataaaaggaggaggcgtgcTTCCTTTAAAAGGGGACGTTCAGGACGTTCTGGACATCAGCAACCGCGATCACCTACGTTATCGATCATCCCCACACTCTCAGCTCCACTGAGCACTCACCTCAACCGACTCCTCttttagcagagacttgggagcctccctccctctctcgccttgcttgtaccccctactacaagcactccgagtgcaagataatacagtgccctcgcacaccacctttgctggacgtacggccccgcggccggaaccaggataaacccgtatgttactgtgttgcctcctgcatcaacatctgggacgagaaaacacgcagcatttactagttaggatccggacccccggtcGGGATACCGACAATCAATATTAATCTATATCTATGCTTAACATGATTATTGTTTATTGATTACTTTCAACATATGTATacgctttatatatatatatatatatatatatatatatatatatatatatatatatatatatatatatatatatatatatatatgcactagTCATATACTAACTGCATAATATATATTTTGTGTCAGGCTCGTGAGCCGGCTTCGAGCCGAGCCTCCTCGGTGAGCTCGCCAAATTGTCGAGCCAAGCCAGGCTCGGCTCGCTCATGCACCGAGCCTAGCCGAGCCGGGCTCGGCTTggctcgtttccagccctaTCCGACCCCACCCGCCGGCACCGCACCGTGGAAACACGTTGTCGACCCTCGGAGGTGTTTCTCGGAGGTATTCAGAGGTAGAATTGTGTGCATGTATTCATAAGTGTGCATGCGTGTTTATGAATGTTTACGTCTGTACtgtgtttctataaaaaaacACGTTGTCGACCCAACCCGGGTCCTCATGGTAGGCACACGAATTTTGTAACACAAGTACACAACACGTACAACTCCCGTGGCTGGGCTTGCTCAACGCGTAGAGGGCGTCAGTACATGGGGATGCTTGCTTTCAACGGAGAGTCAATTttcgcttttttttttttgtctcttgTCGGATCGTACTCCTTATGTTTGATGTGTGCTGCAGTATAGTCAACATTCGTGGCCCCACCGTGCAGTGACCACGACGGCGCCCCCAACTGCCAACCCCCGTCGCATTATCATTTCATCAGCTCTCCTCTTAGGGCTGGGCATTCGGTTAGTGCGGTTAAATCGGTTCGGTTAATatgattttgaaatatttcggtTATGACAAACTCTTAATCGAAATTGTAGCTAGAAATTTTTTAACCGCGTAAATTCGGTTGCGGTTAAATCGGTTCGGTTTTGCGGTTAACCGTAATGTATACAATACATAAATAACAAGCAAATTAGAATGAAATTATGACATCAACTACAAGCTATTGGCCACTAAAATAAGCTTAGAAAGCTAGAAAAACAATTAATGTAGCCTCACTTAGATATCTTAATTATGAAAACCAAGAATTCTTGATATCTCACATGATTATACATATATTTAAGACATAAGATAAATACATATTACACTCAACTTGCTAAATCGGTTAATTCGGTTAAATCGGTTAGTGGCACATCAAAACCGAAATAATATGCGGTTAAAGAATATCTCAAAAAATTTAACCGCAAAATTAACCgttaaccgaattaaccgaTTTTTGCGGTTAAAGTGGACCGGTTCGGTTCGGTTAATCGGTTTCGGTTATATTTTGCCCACCCCTATCTCCTCTGGCGCCACGCGGGCGTAGGCGCGTCGCGGTCTAGCGTGGCGTGCGGGCAGAGCAAGCGGCCCCGCAGCCCGACGCGTGTGGGCCCCGTGCCCGCCACGCCCCCACaggccccgccccgcccgccgGAGACGACGCCACGCCGCTCGGCTGCTGCAGCGTCCTCCATTTTCAGCAAGCCCCTCGAGACGTGATGAAATCATGAAAGAAAGGCTTTGTTTGGTTTTCCTAGCGCACACAAGCCGAGAAAAGAATTTCGCATGTATAGAgtgctaaataaagtctatttacaaaaaaattttagagatgagtataacttttcacgacgaatctaatgacggtaattaattgataattgaCTACAGTGGTGCTGCAGTAACCATCATTTAATCACGCGTCAAATGTTTTATTAGATTTTTTAGGATTCCTAGCGTAAGGTTCTagaattaattttataaattgATTTAATTTAATATCGTAATTAATTGTCAAAGCTTTCTAGTATCTCTGGCACAGAGACCAAACAGGCCAAAGAAAGTGCACACTGTACACTCCACGCAGCAGCTAGCCTCCTCCTACTTGCGTATGCGACCGTACGTAGCTGCGTACAAAGCCCAGGTCGAGGAGACCGTACGTGCGAACAGCCAGGCAGCCACACGTGTGCAGCCGGCGTCGTCGAGGAGCCCACGGGTGCGATACCGTCGGCATGGGAGGGGGCTGGGTGAAAAATAAGCTGGGACCGGGACTGGGAGGAGCTATCGTGTCGTCCAACAGCCACCCAACACCGAACCGCATCTACTgactgcagctgctgctgcttccgtcCAACTCCCACGCCTGTCCATGTATGTCTCGCATCATCACGATCATGATAATGATGATGTGTGTGTGAAATTAAACCCTCCACCGACCTGACTATCTGCTACAGCCACAATCAATCCCATCATCAAACCTATCTTTTTTGTACCCAATGTTGCTGGATTTCCCCCCAGCTATTGCACATTCCAACTCCGACACTCACAACGTAGACACACTCACATCTAAATATATATGTTCCCAGATTAGCGGCAGTAAGAATGAAAGTCAATGTTGATCTTACAGCAGTTGACCAAGAAGCGAACTAAGTGTTCTAGCGAGGCGGGAAAACAGATATTTAAGGTCTCGCTTGAGTGCATTCCCATTCGCACCTGACTGATCAAACCTTTGATTTGTTTGGGGCTGCTAGTCGAACCAATCTGAGAAGCTTCCGGTGCCTTGTAAACAAGAGAATTGGTGGTGATCGCCCCTTGTCAACCGGTTCATTCCAACGCACGGCTCCAAGCTTCACACGTGACGGTTAGAGTATTCCCATTTTTGTAGCCGTGCAAAAaatatttcctttttttcttcctcACAAAATTGATCTGCAAAAAACTTTGGTCACAGCTGTCAAACGTAGTTCCATAATTTATTTTCATCTTGAAGGTTGTTTGGGAGGGTTGTTTCTTCGTTCCGACGTGTCAAGGCTGCTGGTGAAGTTAAAAACTGCTTCATGTTCGATTTCCATGAACCTCGGGTTTACGAAACAAGTTATGCTACAGCGTTTTGATTTTTCCAGAAACAGGTGAAGCTGAAGTTGAAATAAACCTCCCAAAGTCTTACTTTATTGATTAATCCGTCCACACTTTAGCATTGCTCTTTTAATCTAGAAAAACGTTAGCATTCCTCTGAGATAAATAACACGAAAGAAATCGGGTTTGTTAAACAATGACTACTCTGTCAATTTGGAGTCCAAAGCAAGATATTCGCGAGAGATCTTTTTCCAACCCTTTGCTTTTAAACTACTCACTACCACAcacgcagagagagagagagagagagagagagacccatGATGCATAGTGCCATAGTTCAGTAACatcacaatcaccatcaaattgttttttttaaatacaagTTTCTATAGAATTCATGAAAAAATGCTGCACACGAACCACTGCCACTTCTCCCCGGTCACCCTTCCCCCACATCACCACGCTAAAATCCCACACATTCACACGCGACTTGGACCCAACCGCGAGTCCGCGACACCGCGTCGTCTCCCACGGTCGAGGCGCGTCAAGGCAAAgcagccatgccgccgccgccggagcaggaggagcagaagccgctgccgcggccgaagccgaagccgaagccgcccAAGCCCAAGACGGGGCCGGAGCCGCGGCCGAAGCCGCCggggccgctgccgctgccgcagcgGGACGCGACCCCCTCCGGCGGCCTCCTGTTCCCGCCGGACCCTTTCGCCTGCGTCAACAACTGCTCCGACGCGTGCGCCTTCTACCGCctctgcccgccgccggcgtcccatGCCGCCACCGTGCACCTCAGGTCGGGCCGGCTGCCGACGCCGCTCATCGCGCTCTCGGCGTCCCTGCTCGCCGTCTCCGCGGTGCTCCTCCTCGCGCTCCTTGTCCACCGcctcgtgcggcggcggcggaggcggcggcgggcgcgcgagGCGGCACTGGCCCAGGGTGACGAGGAGGGCGGCCAGGTGCTGGCTGGCGCGGTGGCGGgcgacggggaggaggaggaggaggaggaggcggccgacggcgacggGGTGCACCACGTGTGGTACATCCGGACCAAGGGGCTCGACGAGCGCGCCATCGCGGCGATCGCCGCGGTGGTCTACGACGCCAAgaagcgcggcggcgccggcgcggtcgACGGCGGCAGCTGCGCGGTGTGCCTCGCCGAGTTCCGCGACGGCGAGACGCTGCGCCTGCTGCCGCGGTGCGGCCACGCGTTCCACCGCGGGTGCATCGACACCTGGCTCCGCGCCCACGTCAACTGCCCGCTATGCCGCGCGCCCGTCCaggtcgcctccgccgccgccgccgcgccgggcgcggccacggccacgccAGGCGGCGAGCCGGACCCAGATCCTGGCGCCGCCGGTGTCCCTCGGCGGGCAGAGGACGCCGAGCGCGGCGGTGTGCCGGACCGCGCTGTCAGGCGGGCCGCGTCCATGGTGGCGCTGCCGCGGCGGGCGTGGCCGGACGTCTCGTTCCGGGCGCCGGCATCGAGCAGCGGGCGGGAGGAGGACTTGACGGGGCTCGGGAAGATCATGAGGCTTCTGAAGCTCGCAGACTCGCTGGAGATGGCCGGCGTCGGGGCAGGGAGgtcggcgtcgttcggcgccgggaGCTGTCAGCGCTTGccgacgaggtccgggccctcGGCCGCCGGCGTCAGCTCCGGCGAGATGCCGCAGTGAACCGGTTGACACCGACGAGAAGTGATCGGAGAAGAGTTGCAGCTTTGGAGCTCGGAGGGGGGGATGGTGGTGTTGGTTTGCGAAATTTTGGGTGCCCACAGGGGAAGGTAAAAATGTCACCTTCTCCTAGTTCCCGGTATGATCACTCGATCAGTATGCAGTAGAAAGTAAATAAACAGAGTTTGTGCATAAGCTGCGGATCGTCAGAAATTGTACATAAGAATTCCTGACAGAAAGAGGTTTTGTATGTGCGAGATCACTTGTGTTTGTTGTTGTTGAATGTCTGAATGATATGAATGAGATGAAGACACATTCTGCACAATTTTGCCCACTGATCTCTTGTTTCTGTGAATCTATCATGATTCATGACCCACCATGAGAGCATGACTTCTAGAGTTCTAGTTCTCAAGACTCTGGCTTATATGGCCATTGGGTATGTTCATGATGTTCATCTGCTGGAGGAATTGGGACCATAGTTTCTCATTCACTTGTGGGAGCATTCGCTCTTTTCAAACATGAGTCTCACATTTCTTAAGATTCAGATGCAGGCACCACATCAAGataaaggccctgtttagttttttacatgtaaacacaaaaaagtcgtaaacgcattaaagtgaaatggtatcttactaatttgaaatactaaatgaagtctatttacaaaactttttgcatggatgggctgtaaatcgcgagacgattctaatgagcctacttaatccatgatttgcaacagtgatgctacagtaaccattcgctaattattgattaaacatggattaattagcatcattagattcgtctcgcgatttacaacccatctatgcaaaaaagttttgcaaatagacttcatttaatacttcaaatgtcatGTTTACATTTTtacaaaattttacaaaatgaactaaacacacccaaagtGTACAACATGAAAGCAGATGAATTACTTGTGGATCATGCCAGCGGGGAATTGGTTCTGCTCCAAATTCCAATCCTGAATGAATTGGATGCTATCGCCCTGTTCACCAAAAGGAGACGAGACCCAAGCATTGTGATTGCAGCCGGAGAAGCCTTGTTGGATTTGCCTGCTCAGCTCTAGCTGACAAGCCACCACAACTACCCAGACAGGCCAAGTCCCTGTCAGGACTCTAACACCTCATTAAAGCGAAGCTTCCGTTTGCAACGCTAATGGTGTGTGGTTAAAGTAGGCAGGGTAGGCGTAGCCCTGTCACCTCTGATCTGAAGGCAGTGTGCATCAATTGTTCCGTTGTTCGGACCGGACGGTTGTTGCAGGTCGTTGTGGGTCATCAAGTGAGATGTGGAAGTTGTAGTCTGTGCTGTTGGCTGTGGGTGAAGCTTCTCTGGGACGGAGTGAGAAGCATCCAACCAATTAGCTTcaggttttctttttcttttctttttcctaaaagGAAATTTGGTGCACCTCTCACAATTCATTTAGGTTTAGGATAAGGTCATGCACAGTGCACATGCTGACACTTTTGGGATGTCTGTTCTTCAagctagggtgtgtttagatacgCGAAAAACTGGTAGAAAAAATCACATCGGACTATGTagcatactgtagcactttttatttgtttgtggtaaatattgtcctattataggctaactaagctcaaaagattcgtctcgcaacatacatcaaaactatgtaattagtttttttatttatctatatttaatactccatgcatgagtcatttgctatatttaatgtttcgatgtgatttcgatgtgatggaaaatttggaaagttTGGAGTTGGGGAGTGAACACATCCCTAGTCATTTTGTGTTCGTCCAGAAGTTTTATCCGTCTGTAGTGCATGACTGCACGTCACTGCTGGGAAACATTGGCAGTACGTGTACGTAGCAGGGATAGTGAACAAAGTAGCATAACATTGACTATAATATAtggttttatttttaaaaaaagactAATATATGGACGTGTGAAAAATGTACTTCAGCAAACATACATATCATAGGCATGGAGAAACCAGTGTTCATTCATCCGAACAGAGAGATGCAGAGCATAGCGTAACAACCCTTTTTCGTCATCCAAAATTGACCATCACATCCATAGGCACACTAAGAGGct
This genomic interval from Panicum virgatum strain AP13 chromosome 8K, P.virgatum_v5, whole genome shotgun sequence contains the following:
- the LOC120644934 gene encoding E3 ubiquitin-protein ligase RING1-like; this encodes MPPPPEQEEQKPLPRPKPKPKPPKPKTGPEPRPKPPGPLPLPQRDATPSGGLLFPPDPFACVNNCSDACAFYRLCPPPASHAATVHLRSGRLPTPLIALSASLLAVSAVLLLALLVHRLVRRRRRRRRAREAALAQGDEEGGQVLAGAVAGDGEEEEEEEAADGDGVHHVWYIRTKGLDERAIAAIAAVVYDAKKRGGAGAVDGGSCAVCLAEFRDGETLRLLPRCGHAFHRGCIDTWLRAHVNCPLCRAPVQVASAAAAAPGAATATPGGEPDPDPGAAGVPRRAEDAERGGVPDRAVRRAASMVALPRRAWPDVSFRAPASSSGREEDLTGLGKIMRLLKLADSLEMAGVGAGRSASFGAGSCQRLPTRSGPSAAGVSSGEMPQ